The window GTGTCTGCATACCTTACAGTTCAAGTCATTTAGTTCGCACACTCTTCTCATGTTCTCAAGCACCTGCAAGTAGAAAACAAGATAGCAAGACAGGATAAGACCATGAAATCAGCCATGAACTTTCTAAATTGACGAAAACATCTTCCATGGTATAGCTACAACTATAACAGCAAACTACCGGTACATTTCGTacacctttctttttttttgctgagtaATTTCATACACCTTTCGGGTTTTCATTAAAGACCCCCTTAAGTTTTGAATTTTAGAGCTAAATCGGACAGTTGAGTAGGCTAATTTTCACCAAAGAGCATAAACAGAGAGCAATACCTCGTATCTGCCGGCATCATCTGTGAGCGTAACATCTGATCCCAATTTCGCAGCAACCAAGCCTGGCAAAGACGTTCCTGCTCCGAGCTGCATCCAATAATTGAATCAATACGAACATtagctttcttttttttctttccactCCGTGGAAAATATTGAAAGGTATGAGCCACATGGAGCAACATACATGTAAAATCCTCGGAATTTATGATAGAATTCCTCACACCCTCGTAATTCTTGTCAAACCGTTCTCGGTTTGCCCCAGTCAATTCACTAGATTGTATATATCTCACCCCATGAACATTACTTTTACCGAGAGATTATCCTTGATCAGTTATCCGTCTATTAAATTAAGCCAATCGTGTATCGTAAAACATGACAACCTGGGCTAACCAGAAGAATATACTGACCCATCACCCGATATCAAAGGGTTGATCTTTATGGCTGCTGCAGCATTGTATCTAGCCATGATATATATCCACAAATATAACATGTAAACAAACAAGGATTGAAACATTCATAGAATTTATTGTTCCAGATTAGTTCGTGTGATCCCGAAGAATACATCGAAAAATGAGCTTTCCTGCAAAAATCCAACCCAACAATCGAGCTTcttttttgttggaaatttgtaCCTCGACGACGGTCATTCCAGAAAATCGCGACCTCTGTTGCCAGACGTACTCGGCGAGGACAACACTGCAGGGCCACACAAAGAGTCCGTACTCCTCCTTCATGTTCTGAAGGAAGGAAAGGACCGCATGAGGAAGAGTGAAGGACAGATGAGGTTTGACAACTTGAAGTTTGAGAATGTGAAGAATCAAGGGGTCGGGACCTCGATGATCGAGATGGAGAAAGCCGGGTCATTCAGGTCTTCGCCGAAGAAGTGCCGCGATACCGTTGTCATGGTGGGCTGACCGGCCGGTTGGTCACTGCTACCATCGCGTACTCCGCCACCACCGTCCATGGAACACTGGTGGCATTCAATTTGCATATGCTATACCTACAGAGCAAAAACGCGTGAACATCATATACAGTACCAAAGCTTCTAAAAGCATTTTTCTCTTGATACATAAGTATAGAGGATACTTGGAACATCCCTCTCGATTCTTATGACAAATAACGATCTTTATCTGGAGGTAACAATGCTGACAATCATCACCATAACATTACCTATTTCTTCTTCGAAGATATCCACTAGGATGTGGTCTTAAAGATAAGTGGCAGACAACTCCCTCTACATTGGATAATTTCACCAGAAACATACTTGCTAAGGCACCATTCCAAATGCTaccatatcatatatatatttcacggACTCCATGAATGCATTAACCGAGTGGACACAGGACAAACAATTATCAAACTTTAAGCACCTTCGCATGCCTCCAATCCATTTCGACAACAGCTAACCTGTGggggtctctctctctttcgaTCCAGGGTATGCTGTCCTGTTCCGCAGAGCACGAGAAAGCAATCAGAGCGAGCAAGTCCATGCACAATTAAAGAACGAATccaaaaaatttctaaatcaATCAAAAGATGCTACCTTTAAGATGCAATATTGGAGACTACAACTCAGATTTCCACAAATTATcaataattggaaaaaaaaaaaaattatcgcaATGATCGATCACTGGAAAGACGATTGTCGTTCTCCGTCTTTGGTTTGTCCCTGTTCTTGTCCTTGTTCTTCGAGCCCATTGCTGAAGCAGACGCAACTGAGATTGGAGAGACCGAGGGAATCAGATGAGGTTTGGATTGGAGTGTTTGGGTTCAGTCAGAATTCTTCGTCGTCTAAACTGAATCCTTCCGATTAGGGTTTTACCGTTGAAAGATGAGACAGGTTTTCCACAGTGCTCCTTATAGTTTTGTATTTTCACAACATCACCCCTGAAGTTTATGATCTGTCTCAATATGATTATGGACCACATATATTTACATAACTACTGAAAACGGCCCCACACTTCGTTGCTGGGCCCATTTTGtgcattttattaaatttaaaaataaaatattaataataaaatttaaatttaaaatttatatccTAGTGTATGCTATTGTATATTTTAGTTCTCTTAAATCATGAAACGGTGTGCTGCTAAATATTTAAACCGAATGTCTAATGAGCTAATATTTAACATGATTGATTGATATGCAATTTTTgaattacatataaatttCCTTTTTAGAAAACTACTCAAACATGTCGAACATTAGGTAAAATTTAAGGGTCTATTTGGCAACAAAGAAATTTTCAACTTAACTCCCTAAACGACAAAATATGAGGTCGAACGGTAAAATCCTAGGACCCACCAACGGGAAAGCTGAGAACTTGACTTGTCTTACTCTAATTTCTACAAAGGGAAAACTGTCGGCAAGAACAATGGTGGGGATCCTCATCCATGCGTGTTGGAGAGAAGAGTAGCGGCAGACGACGACGAAGCTCTTTTGCTACTGCACAATTGTGACCCCATTGTCCTTCGTGTGAGGCCTAGAAGACAGCGACATCAGCAACTTCAACGGTCCTTCGACGTCTGCAATTTGCAATTAGGTAAACTCTCTGTTCGCTGAAGCTGCAACTATTGGGTTCGCTGAAGCTGCCGAAATTGGTTTGAAATTCCATGTAATCGGCCCACCTGGAATGATAGCGAACACATGTTGAAGGAAATCATTGTCGGAATGGCGCAATTTTACTTGCAATTTCATGGATATGTAGTCCTTATTTGCTTGCAATTTCACCTTGCTTGATTAGGACAGAAGAATCGGGAGATAGGACTTGCAATAATAGGGCAAAGGCCCCCCCTTTTGTCAGTAGAGATTCCCCGAAATTGCGACTTTCGCAACTTGCCCTTCAGAGATTCCCTCCTTTGGAATATTTCGCGGGTCCTTCCCCTACCCTGTTCACCTGCACGGGAGGCTTTAAGAACCCCATCGGCACAGCTCGGGAACGCCATTTGCATTTCAAGTAATTTCTTCTTTCCTCTCGACAACAATTTTATGTCTGTTGCATAATTTTCCGAATTGTCTTTCACTGGTTGGTCACTGAGAGTATATGTTCTGTTCTTGTTTCGGTGAATGTCAGTGTGATACTGGTTTGGTTGTTCCGTGAAATGCGAATTTGAAAGGGATTGTGCTATTTCTGTGGTGTAAGCTGTTGTTCTGCTTTCAATTTTGTTGAGTAATATGCTTCTGTCTTGGTGTTGGTTACTGCTAGTGTCCCACTGTGTGGTCAATGAATGAGCTTTCCCTGATATTTCGCACATGTTAGAGTATTTTGCTACTCTATTTCAGTATCTTTTCCCATGCTGTCATTCTCTTAATCTGCATTTTGTTGCATTGTCTGGGTTAATCTAAGCAGCCAAGGGGGAACCTAAGTACGAATTACCCTGTTTTATGAGTAATTGAATTAAGATGTACTGCAAGTTGTTTCTGTTGAGATAATCTTATTGTCTAGCTATTCTGTGTGGAAGTTGTGGTCCAAAAAAGTGCACAGACCATGGCTCCAAAGGGCTAGCATGTACTGGAATGGAGTGATGAGATGGAGCTGGCCTTCATTAATATAATGCTTGAGAAGTTCAAAGTGACCCAGACGACTTCCTGGAAGAGACCTCATTGGGAAGAGATGACGAAGGAAATAGAAAAGCAATTTCCTGAAGTGCAACTTTGCTGGACTAAGCTAAGGGACAAGTGTGCTAGGTTGAAAGGGACGTACAGGCAGTTCACTAAGCTAAGGAACCACACTGGAGTGAGATGGGATGCAGACATGAACACCATCAAGGCCAGCCCCGATGTCTGGGATATGTTCATCAAGCTACACgctttatatatgttattgtCTTCTGCGCGTGAAGCTGATTTCCTAATAATATGAGTTATGAATTGCTAACAATTACTTCTATGTAAAATGCCGATTATAACTTCAATTTACTAGATATTTGCATGTCCTTTGTTCATACATTCGCTTTCTATAGTTCCTTCCTATCTATTGAACTGTTCTCGTAACATTTTCCTTATCTCAACGTGCAGAAGAACAGGGCATTCAAGGTATTCCGGACCAAAGGTTGCAAGCACTACATCCTACTGAATGAGCTTTTCAGTTCTTCGTGTGCTAACGGTGCTCTTCGCATCTCCTCGACCAATCCACCGACAACTTCATCTGAGGAACGACGGTTGCATGCGGCATTCATATCAGCATCGAGGGGAAAGCAGAAACAGTATGTCAACATCGGGGAGGGCTCCGACGAGAGTGACGACCTCGTCAATGTTCAAGAGCTAATTATATCAGAGTCCCGACGTCGAGTGCCTAAAGGAGCTTCATCGGAAAGGTCCATAATGCAAGAGTGCATGGAATTGTTCAGGGATAGCTTCAACAAGAATGCTCCCGAAACCCCATCGCCGTCAAAGAGAAGCAAGTCCGTTTCTAGCCCTGAGAAGCCAGAGAAGGATAGCGTCAACGAAGCCACGTTAGagttgaaaaaattgaaggagAAGGTCCCGCGTCGCTTTTATGTGAAAGCCGCCATGGCGCTGGCAAATAAGGAAATAAGGAAGGTTTTCATGTTCTTAGATGAGGATGAGCGAATTGAATGGCTACAGGACCTTGCTGACTCCTGAATCAGCGCGCAGAGTATATGGGTTTACGTTTAGTTGAACATTTTCCGCTAATTGCTTTTACTTTACTTTGTTATGACATTTGTTTTCCTGATATGTTTGTTTCGTGTGTTAGGAATATTTTCAGttgaatatattttatgtgTGCTTTGACTGTTTAGTGTGGTTATGAAGTGTCATTTTTTACTGTTAACGTACTGTCGATGATATTCTTTCAACAGTTATAGGCGTACAGTGCAATACAATATGCCAAGGAATAGCAATTATGCACGGGATCACAGTTCCTCTAACGACGACGAGATCCTAATTAGGAAGCGGTGGTTCTTCTTATTGATGGTACGACTTATGGAGGCCGAACGAGTGTTTCAAAGGAACATCCCGTGCAGAACTTCAGCACTCCAGGGAAGACAATACACGCTTGAAGTTTTAGGGAATGACGTTAGATGCTTCGAGTCGTTTAGAATGGAACCGCATGTGTTTAGAAATTTCTGTGACACACTTCGGCTGCGCTGTGGTATCACTGAAAATAGGAATGGTATCATTGTGGAAGAGATGGTAGGAATGTTCTTATTGGTTATTTCACATAGTTAACGCTATGCAATTGTGGCGGAAAGGTATCGACATTCAAAGGAAACGGTGTCACGAGCAGTCATAAAAATTCTCCGAGGAATACTAGCCTTATCACCCGAGTATATTCGACCGAGGAACGTCGCTGTGCAACCGGAAATTGAAAGGGAACCACGGTGGCGTTATCCTAGTGTATGCTATTGTATATTTTAGTTCTCTTAAATCATGAAACGGTGTGCTGCTAAATATTTAAACCGAATGTCTAATGAGCTAATATTTAACATGATTGATTGATATGCAATTTTTgaattacatataaatttCCATTTTAGAAAACTACTCAGACATGTCGAACATTaggtaaaatttaaatttttctacCAACCTTGTTGTCAACCAATAATAATACAATTGATTGCTTATGCTTTATCAGTTGACATAGATAATACATCTTTTAACCCGCCATCCCTACAAGCTCTAAAAATATCATTATTACCTAATTGCATTAATTGTTAAAAagtttaaacaaaaaaataaaaagaaagactGAATAATTTGAATGAAAATGCAAGAAACGAACCTAGGACCACAAATTGAAGGGAAGAGCAGCTTTCCATCAAGCTAAAACTATTGTTTtctgcacaaaaaaaaaatcttccaaAATAATTAACAGGAATATTTTATActggaggggaaaaaaaacatatatatccaTATGGGAACGGAAGCCACACACCATGTGGTACCTACAGACctattttgattgttttatatgattttgaagaaaaaatatatttatcctaatttgtatatctaatacttttaatatctaatttcttctaatttttctaaataactattggggaaaatttatttcttaGAAATAAGTGGTCCAGCCATAACGATGGAATTGTTTGACGTAATACGTTGACTGGATTTACCTTGTACCTGATTACGTGGTACCTTAGCCGggttgaatttgaaaatactataaaaaaggagaaattttaaaatttttgaaagttatagaaaatgtaaaatatttttaaaaaagtactTTTTTGTAATAAGTGGTCCAACTATAACGAATGGATTGTTTGCGTAACACGTCGACTGAATTACGTGGTACCTTATATGGATcggatttgaaaatattaaaaaaagagaaaatttaaaaaaaaattggaaattataaaaaatgtgaaaaataaatattaaaaaaagagagagaaggtgAGTGGTAAAAAGGACCCCACTCTTTCCCTTAATCCGACGGACCAGTATTatacttataaaataaaattacgttgaaaaaaatgcatgtaaCCCAATTTGTGTATTTAGTGCTTTTAAAGgaatttcttctaatttttctaaataaattttgcGGAACaagtattttttgaaaataagtggtcGAGATATAATGATGATATTGTTTGGTGCATCACTTCAACTCGATTACATGGTACCTTAGTCGGATCGGatttgaaaatacaaaaacaagagaaattttttaaaaatatataaaaaaaagttttaaaaaatgtaaaatatttttaaaaagcaatttttgaaaaaaagtggtcCAACTATAACCATTGGATTGCTTGACATAATACGTCGACCAAATTACGCAGAATCTTAGTCAGgtcgaatttgaaaatattttttaaaaaaaggaggaaatttaaaaaaaatgagaatttaaaaaacattaaaaagagagagagagaggaggcgTATGGGGAAAAGGACCCCACTCGCCACCTCGTTGGAACGATTGAACTTAACCATAATTGAATTATAGCATAATGCCAtcacgataaaaaaaaaattctacgATCTTGTTCCCTTAGCCGGACTTTCTCTTAACTCTCAAAGTCGCTGAAACTTGAATTTACATGGAATCCTCCCCTTACCGCTTATATAAAACCCAAGTTATGGAACTAGACAAATGGGGCCAGCACATATGGTTGTgtaatcaataaaattactgCTATCGAtctataaaaatgatttttatatttattaccGTGCAACATTTTGGTagattaatattatatattttattgggaatttaatattttcatccAAGTTTCTCaactaatatatttttctagaaatttaatattttcgtGCAAGTGCCTCGACCAAAATGTAGATAACCTCAtagatttattatattagtcTTTTCATCTTCCATGATTGCAATCAATTTCGGTTTCATGAAGCGACGTGGCAATATAATATTGTGACACTTGTGACATGACTATTAGCAATCAGATGAAGGGTCACGCAAGGAGAAACCTCATTCATCCTACGTAGTACTTCCCGATGCTTTAACCAggcttttaatattttacataaatttATATGGTATCTCTTTATAGCCCACTCTTCCATAACCCGCGATCCAAACAAGCTATTGTGTTAATACGGAGTTAACATGTGATCCGGTTGAGAGATAAATGATTTCCTCCATGTTATATAAAGAGAAATATATTGAGCTTTAGGAATTTGGTCGATTGTCCATGAATTTgcttttttgaaatattgttttaaaaaatttacctTTCAAAGTGATTTTCAAAAGTTGCTATCAAGAGTTTTTAAATCCATAATTTATTTAGTCAATAACAAAGCcaa of the Punica granatum isolate Tunisia-2019 chromosome 6, ASM765513v2, whole genome shotgun sequence genome contains:
- the LOC116212371 gene encoding methyltransferase-like protein 23 isoform X1 gives rise to the protein MQIECHQCSMDGGGGVRDGSSDQPAGQPTMTTVSRHFFGEDLNDPAFSISIIENMKEEYGLFVWPCSVVLAEYVWQQRSRFSGMTVVELGAGTSLPGLVAAKLGSDVTLTDDAGRYEVLENMRRVCELNDLNCKVIGLTWGVWDEPIFSLCPQIIIGADVLYDASAFDDLFATVSFLLQNSPSSVFITTYHNRSSKIFIIFSGHHLIEFLMVKWGLKCAKLFDGFSILPPNKASGISGNIQLAEIVMDGNYLDEATDKVSPK
- the LOC116212371 gene encoding methyltransferase-like protein 23 isoform X2 → MQIECHQCSMDGGGGVRDGSSDQPAGQPTMTTVSRHFFGEDLNDPAFSISIIENMKEEYGLFVWPCSVVLAEYVWQQRSRFSGMTVVELGAGTSLPGLVAAKLGSDVTLTDDAGRYEVLENMRRVCELNDLNCKVIGLTWGVWDEPIFSLCPQIIIGADVLYDASAFDDLFATVSFLLQNSPSSVFITTYHNRSGHHLIEFLMVKWGLKCAKLFDGFSILPPNKASGISGNIQLAEIVMDGNYLDEATDKVSPK